In a single window of the Delftia tsuruhatensis genome:
- a CDS encoding PP2C family protein-serine/threonine phosphatase → MRFSVFQLSRRGGRVLNEDRMGYCYTREAVLFVLADGMGGHPEGEVAAQLALQVMSVHFQRQAKPLLEDPQTFLVDALLQAHRQILRYASGKGMIDTPRTTLVAAVIQKGKITWIHCGDSRLYLVRGGELLARTRDHSYLEMGEIAAQLKTSSRNVLFTCLGSPSKPIYDVTEPRRLEQGDRLLLCSDGLWGSVDEGHLLRTLHGRTVSQAIPQLVDTALRNAGDASDNVTAIAMEWETPDAFASTMGISTQDIEDNAFESTIQGGPIDDLEDELDDAAIERSIAEINEAIRRSAERQFKR, encoded by the coding sequence ATGAGGTTTTCGGTGTTCCAGCTGAGCCGCCGGGGCGGCAGGGTGCTCAACGAGGACCGCATGGGCTACTGCTACACGCGGGAAGCCGTGCTCTTCGTGCTGGCCGACGGCATGGGGGGCCACCCCGAGGGCGAGGTCGCGGCGCAGCTGGCGCTGCAGGTGATGTCCGTTCATTTCCAGCGCCAGGCCAAGCCCCTGCTGGAGGATCCCCAGACCTTCCTGGTCGATGCACTGCTGCAGGCGCACCGGCAGATCCTGCGCTATGCCAGCGGCAAGGGCATGATAGACACGCCGCGCACCACGCTGGTGGCGGCCGTCATCCAGAAGGGCAAGATCACCTGGATCCATTGCGGCGACTCGCGCCTGTACCTGGTGCGCGGCGGGGAGCTGCTGGCGCGGACACGCGACCATTCCTACCTGGAGATGGGCGAGATCGCGGCACAGCTCAAGACCTCGAGCCGCAACGTGCTGTTCACCTGCCTGGGCTCGCCTTCCAAGCCCATCTACGACGTGACCGAACCGCGCCGCCTGGAGCAGGGCGACAGGCTGCTGCTGTGCTCGGACGGCCTGTGGGGCAGCGTGGACGAGGGGCATCTGCTGCGGACCCTGCACGGACGCACCGTCTCCCAGGCCATCCCGCAGCTGGTGGACACCGCGCTGCGCAATGCCGGCGATGCCAGCGACAACGTCACGGCCATCGCCATGGAGTGGGAGACGCCCGACGCCTTCGCGTCCACCATGGGTATCTCCACCCAGGACATCGAGGACAACGCATTCGAGTCCACAATCCAGGGCGGGCCCATCGATGACCTGGAAGACGAGCTGGACGACGCGGCCATCGAGCGCTCCATCGCCGAGATCAACGAGGCGATACGCCGCTCGGCCGAGCGCCAGTTCAAGCGCTGA
- a CDS encoding serine/threonine protein kinase — MSSKIKPAPLPPGSAIGGYRVVRRLASGGFGVVYLALDAQGKQVAIKEYLPASLATRAPGELQPVVAPEKLSLYRLGLKSFFEEGRSLAQISHASVVSVLNFFRENETVYMVMNYLEGATLQDFIVTARDLKAEKVFRESTIRSLFDEVLRGLRIVHQHKMLHLDIKPANIFITNDDRAVMIDFGAAREVLSKEGNFIRPMYTPGFAAPEMYRRDASLGPWTDIYAIGACIYACMQGFPPNEAPQRQDKDRLALALTKLRGVYSDNLIEVVEWCMAMDPGSRPQSVFALQKELSREGERRYTRLSVSERMRLQLDTLVTDARKNMQKISGAAGLPAAGQERKP, encoded by the coding sequence ATGTCATCCAAGATCAAGCCTGCGCCATTGCCGCCAGGCAGCGCGATCGGCGGCTACCGGGTGGTGCGCAGGCTTGCTTCCGGCGGTTTCGGCGTTGTCTACCTGGCCTTGGATGCGCAGGGCAAGCAGGTGGCGATCAAGGAATACCTGCCCGCCTCGCTGGCCACCCGAGCCCCAGGAGAGCTGCAACCTGTCGTGGCCCCCGAAAAACTCTCGCTGTACCGCCTGGGCCTCAAGAGCTTCTTCGAGGAGGGGCGCTCGCTGGCGCAGATCTCCCATGCCTCCGTGGTCAGCGTGCTCAACTTCTTCCGCGAGAACGAGACCGTCTACATGGTGATGAACTACCTGGAAGGGGCGACCCTGCAGGACTTCATCGTCACGGCGCGCGATCTCAAGGCCGAGAAGGTGTTCCGCGAATCGACCATACGCTCGCTGTTCGACGAGGTGCTGCGCGGTCTGCGTATCGTGCACCAGCACAAGATGCTGCACCTGGACATCAAGCCCGCCAACATCTTCATCACCAACGACGACCGTGCCGTGATGATCGACTTCGGCGCGGCGCGCGAGGTGCTTTCCAAGGAAGGCAACTTCATCCGCCCCATGTACACGCCGGGATTCGCCGCCCCCGAGATGTACCGCCGCGATGCGTCGCTGGGGCCCTGGACCGACATCTACGCCATCGGCGCCTGCATCTACGCCTGCATGCAGGGCTTTCCTCCCAACGAGGCGCCGCAGCGCCAGGACAAGGATCGGCTGGCGCTGGCGCTGACCAAGCTGCGCGGCGTCTACTCGGACAACCTCATCGAGGTCGTCGAGTGGTGCATGGCCATGGATCCGGGGTCGCGCCCTCAGTCGGTGTTCGCGCTGCAAAAGGAATTGAGCCGCGAGGGCGAGCGCCGCTACACCAGGCTCAGCGTTTCCGAACGCATGCGGCTGCAGCTGGACACGCTGGTGACCGACGCCAGGAAGAACATGCAAAAGATCAGCGGCGCGGCCGGCCTGCCGGCCGCGGGCCAGGAGCGCAAGCCATGA
- a CDS encoding YicC/YloC family endoribonuclease yields MTGYASAQHGASAEDGGASGRNSRLGLEIRSVNSRFLDLSFRLPDELRAHEPALRAILTARLKRGKVEVRAAIDSDDGNALPDPSTAVLQRLSMLQDTIQSWLPDARSLSVADVLRLSGGGAASSIDWGSVLPALAEQALASLMEARASEGKRLATMLQDRIAQLRKLAADATPLVPQLVEQQRLRFMERWKEAMALAEGAVAPEAAQDRALTEATAFAIRIDVAEEVTRLDSHLDELQSLLKKGGEIGKRLDFLIQELHREANTLGSKSATLELTRISVDMKVLIEQMREQVQNIE; encoded by the coding sequence ATGACCGGATACGCCAGTGCCCAGCACGGCGCATCCGCAGAAGATGGTGGAGCGTCGGGCCGCAACAGCCGGCTCGGCCTGGAGATCCGTTCGGTCAACAGCCGCTTCCTGGATCTGTCGTTCCGCCTTCCAGACGAACTGCGCGCCCATGAACCGGCCCTCAGGGCCATTCTGACTGCCCGCCTCAAGCGCGGCAAGGTCGAAGTGCGCGCCGCCATCGACAGCGATGACGGCAATGCCCTGCCCGATCCCTCCACGGCCGTGCTGCAGCGGCTGTCCATGCTCCAGGACACCATCCAGTCCTGGCTGCCCGACGCGCGCAGCCTGTCGGTGGCCGATGTGCTGCGCCTGTCCGGCGGTGGGGCCGCCTCCTCCATCGACTGGGGCAGCGTGCTGCCCGCCCTGGCCGAGCAGGCCCTGGCCTCGCTCATGGAGGCCCGCGCCAGCGAGGGCAAGCGCCTGGCCACCATGCTCCAGGACCGCATCGCCCAACTGCGCAAGCTGGCGGCCGACGCCACCCCGCTGGTGCCCCAGCTCGTGGAGCAGCAGCGCCTGCGCTTCATGGAACGCTGGAAGGAAGCCATGGCCCTGGCCGAAGGCGCCGTCGCGCCCGAAGCCGCCCAGGACCGCGCCCTGACCGAGGCCACCGCCTTTGCGATCCGCATCGATGTGGCCGAGGAGGTCACGCGCCTGGACTCGCACCTCGACGAGCTGCAGAGCCTGCTCAAGAAGGGCGGCGAGATCGGCAAGCGCCTGGACTTCCTGATCCAGGAACTGCACCGCGAGGCCAACACCCTGGGCTCCAAGTCCGCCACGCTGGAGCTGACGCGCATCAGCGTGGACATGAAAGTGCTGATCGAGCAGATGCGCGAGCAGGTGCAGAACATCGAATAA